Proteins from one Anopheles nili chromosome 2, idAnoNiliSN_F5_01, whole genome shotgun sequence genomic window:
- the LOC128731366 gene encoding retinol dehydrogenase 5, whose product MEVQTALVLTIQLIALFSIAGALLLYLLCKVRGTRDDPTGTQKGSILVTCADTALGLQICTFFASKGHRVFAGMKDPVESLPAKLLRGWMKMRENSDTPVSGSVVPMKIDVTREDVLREAAESMGAHLNAGERGILAVVNTAGSVYRGRIDSQDSLQWENMFKNNVMGCLRTARAFIGLLRPTRGRLILLGSGNDDDGLTVFMATRNAVQGCADALRKELKPYGVSVVTLDSRGVPAEALFKAPVPYTISDEEGVPTQYSADVLTSSALGVIERALYDTSPSETYCLSVPNSKFQMRLPCRSSLKISASRADSKPIQSV is encoded by the exons ATGGAGGTCCAGACGGCGCTGGTGCTGACGATTCAGCTGATAGCACTGTTTTCGATAGCGGGAGCACTGCTGCTGTATCTGCTATGTAAGGTGCGTGGAACGCGCGATGACCCAACCGGAACGCAGAAAGGATCTATTCTCGTCACCTGTGCGGATACCGCCCTCGGGCTACAG ATTTGTACCTTCTTCGCCAGCAAAGGACACCGGGTGTTTGCGGGTATGAAGGACCCGGTGGAGTCGCTTCCCGCCAAGCTGCTACgtgggtggatgaaaatgcGCGAAAACTCGGACACGCCAGTAAGCGGCTCAGTTGTGCCAATGAAGATCGACGTTACGCGAGAGGACGTGTTGCGTGAGGCGGCCGAATCGATGGGAGCTCACCTAAACGCGGGCGAACGAGGCATTCTGGCTGTGGTCAACACCGCTGGCTCGGTGTACCGTGGTCGCATTGACTCGCAGGACTCGCTGCAGTGGGAGAACATGTTCAAGAACAACGTGATGGGTTGCTTACGTACGGCACGGGCTTTCATTGGGTTGCTGCGGCCGACCCGTGGTCGATTGATTTTGCTCGGCTCTGGCAATGATGACGATGGGTTGACGGTGTTTATGGCCACCCGAAATGCCGTGCAAGGATGTGCCGATGCGTTACGCAAGGAGCTTAAACCGTACGGCGTCAGTGTTGTGACGTTGGACTCGCGAGGCGTTCCGGCGGAGGCTCTCTTCAAGGCTCCGGTTCCGTACA CCATCTCCGACGAGGAAGGCGTCCCTACGCAGTACAGCGCTGATGTGCTCACCAGTTCCGCGCTTGGGGTGATTGAGCGTGCCCTGTACGATACTAGCCCCAGTGAGACCTACTGCCTGTCGGTGCCAAACAGCAAGTTCCAGATGAGACTGCCCTGCCGGTCATCGTTGAAGATTTCCGCCAGCCGCGCGGACTCGAAACCCATACAGAGTGTCTGA